Proteins co-encoded in one Leptospira inadai serovar Lyme str. 10 genomic window:
- a CDS encoding class I SAM-dependent methyltransferase codes for MEQIPCNTCGSLAFRPLFSKASSKGEIFKIVKCTKCGLIQVNPQPSPMEVAKYYEDTYFTRRTDRGYDDYYSDATKREISRVYRLNLEDLGFFTWESKLNADKSALDVGCAAGYFLDYLQDRDWNVKGLDIAPGPVAFAKETLKLDVEQTDFLNWDLDGSRQFDLVTLWASIEHLHRPKETLEKILLHLKPGGRMILSTCRHGLLANILGVKWRYLNVPEHLYYYSLSGIQRLCMDLGYLPLSHTTYGSGLTGRKNAGTFFKASKRFADWAVKKFDQGDMMALCFGKPKY; via the coding sequence ATGGAGCAAATTCCTTGCAATACATGCGGATCCTTGGCGTTTCGCCCTCTCTTCTCCAAAGCGAGTTCAAAGGGTGAAATATTCAAAATAGTGAAATGTACGAAATGCGGCCTGATACAAGTAAATCCGCAACCTTCTCCGATGGAAGTGGCGAAGTATTACGAGGATACTTATTTTACGCGGCGGACGGATCGTGGGTATGACGATTATTATTCGGACGCGACAAAACGGGAGATATCAAGAGTCTACCGTCTCAACCTGGAAGACCTAGGCTTCTTTACCTGGGAAAGTAAATTAAACGCCGACAAGTCCGCTTTGGATGTCGGCTGCGCCGCCGGATATTTTTTAGATTACTTGCAAGACCGGGATTGGAATGTGAAAGGTTTAGACATCGCTCCCGGACCGGTAGCCTTCGCTAAGGAAACCCTAAAGTTAGATGTCGAACAAACGGATTTCCTTAATTGGGATCTAGACGGTTCCCGGCAATTCGATTTAGTGACCCTATGGGCAAGTATCGAACATCTGCATCGCCCCAAGGAAACTCTTGAAAAAATCCTGCTTCATCTAAAGCCGGGTGGACGAATGATTCTTTCCACCTGTCGTCACGGTTTGCTTGCGAATATTTTAGGAGTAAAATGGCGATACTTAAACGTTCCCGAGCATCTTTATTATTATAGTTTATCCGGAATCCAGCGGCTATGCATGGATTTAGGCTACCTACCGCTATCTCATACCACCTATGGAAGCGGATTGACCGGCAGAAAAAATGCGGGAACGTTCTTCAAAGCTTCCAAAAGATTCGCGGATTGGGCGGTAAAAAAATTCGATCAGGGAGATATGATGGCCCTGTGCTTTGGAAAACCGAAATACTAA
- a CDS encoding CapA family protein has protein sequence MQRFLTLFYTGVLFLVLNAPAPLVPAETETIKIKAVGDLVMGTNYPDNRLPADPRKSLFSDVEPTLRGADLLFANFESTLTDYPTSSKNINRPLIFAFRTPPSYAKILKDVGFDILSIANNHSLDFHQQGFDDTAKNISSAGMRFTGKKGAITYMTVKGITIAWIGFSHMKAAHNNVNEISEGVALVKEAKKKAQLVFISVHGGAEGGPALHVKNEQERFYGEYRGNLVALSHALIDAGADLFIGHGPHLPRALELYRGRLIAYSLGNFLGYRVFSTKGYGGYSLVLEVDLDKNGNFVKGKIHPLQLSQNGIPSPDPENKTTELMQSLTKADFPGKGPKIQNDGTILP, from the coding sequence ATGCAGAGATTCCTAACTCTATTTTATACCGGCGTTCTATTTTTGGTTTTAAACGCTCCCGCGCCCTTGGTACCGGCGGAAACCGAAACGATCAAAATCAAAGCGGTCGGCGATTTGGTCATGGGGACGAATTATCCGGACAACCGGCTCCCTGCCGATCCGAGAAAATCCCTTTTTTCCGATGTCGAGCCTACGTTAAGAGGAGCGGATTTGCTCTTCGCAAATTTCGAAAGCACTCTGACGGATTATCCGACCTCTTCTAAAAATATAAATCGTCCCTTGATCTTCGCGTTTAGAACTCCGCCATCGTATGCAAAAATTCTAAAGGATGTGGGATTCGATATTCTATCCATCGCCAATAATCATAGTTTGGATTTTCATCAGCAAGGTTTTGACGATACCGCAAAAAACATTTCCTCCGCGGGAATGAGATTCACCGGAAAGAAAGGTGCCATCACCTATATGACCGTCAAGGGCATTACGATTGCCTGGATCGGTTTCAGTCATATGAAAGCGGCTCATAATAACGTGAATGAAATTTCGGAGGGAGTCGCCTTGGTTAAGGAGGCGAAGAAAAAGGCTCAGTTAGTTTTCATCTCCGTGCACGGAGGCGCGGAAGGCGGTCCCGCTCTGCATGTAAAAAACGAACAGGAGCGCTTTTACGGGGAGTATCGCGGAAACCTAGTCGCATTATCTCACGCGTTAATCGACGCAGGTGCCGATTTATTCATCGGACATGGACCTCATCTTCCTCGGGCACTAGAACTTTATAGGGGTCGTTTGATCGCGTATTCGCTCGGTAATTTTTTAGGGTACAGGGTTTTTTCCACGAAAGGATACGGAGGCTATTCGTTGGTGCTGGAAGTGGATTTGGATAAAAACGGAAATTTCGTAAAGGGTAAGATACATCCTTTACAGCTGAGTCAGAACGGAATTCCCTCTCCCGATCCGGAAAATAAAACAACCGAGCTGATGCAATCCCTAACTAAAGCGGACTTTCCGGGAAAAGGTCCAAAAATTCAAAATGACGGAACGATATTGCCGTAA
- a CDS encoding ankyrin repeat domain-containing protein — protein sequence MSDIFHLIASGQKAQVIYALRENPSLGSLANPEGITPLLFALYYGKDDIIQAYLALEIPLNLFEAAALGNQARVQALLEKDSEAVHSFSPDGWTPLHLAAHFGRTSLVTFLLDHGAELQAKSKSKFSFGNTPLHSAVASGKDETVKLLIERGADPNYGQEEGGYTPLHIAASRQGNGQIVALLLKHGANPELKTKDGQTAREIAMQRGNWKEAEILE from the coding sequence ATGTCCGATATATTTCACCTGATTGCCTCCGGCCAAAAAGCCCAGGTAATCTACGCCTTGCGCGAAAATCCGTCTTTAGGTTCTCTGGCCAATCCGGAGGGTATTACTCCCTTACTCTTCGCCCTTTATTACGGTAAGGACGATATCATCCAAGCCTACCTGGCCTTGGAAATTCCCTTAAATTTATTCGAGGCTGCCGCTCTAGGCAATCAGGCGAGAGTTCAAGCGTTGCTGGAAAAAGATTCCGAGGCAGTGCATTCGTTTAGTCCCGACGGCTGGACTCCACTTCATTTAGCGGCGCATTTCGGTCGAACCTCACTGGTAACGTTCCTGTTAGATCATGGGGCCGAATTGCAGGCAAAATCCAAGAGTAAATTTTCTTTTGGGAACACTCCGCTTCACTCCGCCGTCGCTTCCGGCAAAGACGAAACGGTAAAACTCTTAATCGAACGCGGAGCCGATCCTAATTACGGCCAGGAAGAAGGAGGTTACACTCCGCTACATATTGCTGCATCCCGTCAGGGGAACGGACAAATCGTAGCTCTTCTTCTGAAACACGGGGCAAACCCCGAATTAAAAACCAAGGACGGGCAGACCGCTCGTGAAATCGCGATGCAACGCGGGAATTGGAAGGAAGCGGAGATTTTAGAGTAA
- a CDS encoding HigA family addiction module antitoxin produces the protein MKKIPNVHPGEILYEEFLLPMNITAYRLAKETKLNPTRISEIIHGKRGISADTALRFSKFFGNSVEFWMGIQNEYEIRAERERISSELKEIKNYKELINA, from the coding sequence ATGAAAAAAATTCCAAATGTCCATCCTGGCGAAATTCTATACGAAGAGTTTCTTTTACCGATGAATATTACCGCATATCGTTTAGCTAAAGAGACTAAACTAAATCCGACGAGAATCAGCGAGATAATTCATGGCAAAAGAGGCATATCGGCCGACACTGCTCTGAGGTTCTCGAAGTTTTTCGGTAATTCAGTCGAATTCTGGATGGGGATCCAGAATGAATATGAGATTCGTGCGGAAAGAGAGAGAATCTCGAGCGAATTGAAAGAGATCAAAAACTATAAAGAGCTGATTAACGCTTAA
- a CDS encoding DUF5615 family PIN-like protein, producing the protein MPVNLLADENVDIRIIQELRNSGQNVHSILEDYKGSGDYQIIQLAKRLDAIILTLDKDFGEWAFSHKEDSLGVIFLRYNAKEYRKITLHLFSCSNCMMLLSKVNLQFLR; encoded by the coding sequence TTGCCAGTTAATCTCTTGGCTGATGAAAACGTAGATATCAGAATTATTCAAGAGTTAAGGAATTCCGGTCAAAATGTTCATTCCATTTTGGAAGATTATAAAGGTTCTGGCGACTATCAAATTATTCAGTTAGCGAAAAGGCTAGATGCCATAATTCTTACCTTAGATAAAGACTTTGGAGAATGGGCTTTTTCTCATAAGGAAGACTCTTTAGGAGTGATATTTCTTCGATATAATGCGAAAGAATACCGGAAGATTACGCTTCACTTATTCAGTTGCTCGAATTGCATGATGTTACTCTCAAAGGTAAATTTGCAGTTCTTACGTTAA
- the lsa26 gene encoding surface adhesion protein Lsa26: protein MKLKELSVWLLTGVFLLSSSSVSAIGTYSEGWTVAKLIQFESRGLIFDSYEGFLEVTTFDKNEKCDESKDECFTPTKQKVAFSVRPETTDVVNFLSKSLNQDVLIQYRVHRIEPIALSTDFEVLAAQKQESVLGKDIADKFVGSKTGSKRNFSVTGRILSLEYRGTVIGTYEGIYLDEARGKVHPFSVTNEEVATFAWSALKHNLKYYLGISVAFATGVRESHYDLFEINFKSPAGALEAPPKPN, encoded by the coding sequence ATGAAACTTAAAGAACTATCAGTATGGCTTTTGACAGGGGTATTTCTCCTGTCCTCGTCTTCCGTGTCTGCAATCGGTACCTATTCTGAAGGCTGGACCGTAGCGAAACTGATTCAATTTGAAAGCAGAGGACTCATCTTTGATTCGTACGAAGGATTCTTGGAAGTAACGACTTTCGATAAAAACGAAAAATGCGACGAAAGCAAGGACGAATGCTTTACCCCGACCAAACAAAAGGTGGCTTTCAGTGTTCGCCCCGAAACTACGGACGTAGTCAATTTTTTAAGTAAGAGCTTAAATCAGGATGTCCTGATTCAATATAGAGTTCATAGGATCGAACCGATCGCTCTTTCTACCGATTTCGAGGTTTTGGCAGCGCAAAAGCAGGAAAGCGTGCTCGGAAAAGATATAGCCGATAAATTTGTCGGTTCAAAGACAGGATCCAAAAGAAATTTCTCAGTCACAGGAAGAATACTCAGCCTAGAATATAGAGGAACCGTAATCGGCACTTATGAAGGCATTTATTTGGATGAAGCAAGAGGCAAAGTACATCCCTTCTCCGTTACTAACGAAGAGGTGGCGACCTTTGCCTGGTCGGCTCTTAAACATAATCTTAAATACTATCTTGGAATTTCGGTGGCCTTCGCCACCGGTGTGCGGGAATCGCATTACGATTTATTCGAAATAAACTTTAAGAGTCCGGCAGGAGCACTCGAAGCCCCACCCAAGCCGAACTGA
- a CDS encoding DUF433 domain-containing protein yields MEYRDHLSADPNVMLGKPVIKGTRITVELILERLSEGISIDEILLATPGISKDDILACLSYSSEVVSKESLLAS; encoded by the coding sequence ATGGAATATCGAGACCACCTGAGTGCTGATCCTAATGTAATGCTGGGAAAGCCGGTAATAAAGGGTACTAGAATTACGGTAGAGCTTATTCTTGAGCGTTTGAGTGAAGGTATATCGATAGACGAAATATTGTTGGCTACTCCTGGAATTTCTAAGGATGATATTCTTGCATGTTTATCGTATTCGAGCGAGGTAGTTTCGAAGGAGAGTCTTCTTGCCAGTTAA
- a CDS encoding LIC_13076 family protein, whose amino-acid sequence MHDYTYMKGSRYRLFTATGLILSVLLHPACSFDKRIEFSQPEKLALEADGKSCTSLGQYNRWYAFYGLWKFSSAEPTLPKQEGKIYILENRADWQHIALSLLLGVMTSISVHPVRISECDTATRFVHKAEYDAFFETEREKARSDFFAESERIFEDSLRKYLDRSNPADSAGKNYSTIIYRNGRIQEARVLGQDVDSIKIEWDEGNQSKESSVLKKEIYKVIFATKVIRVKDKPSEKP is encoded by the coding sequence ATGCACGACTACACCTATATGAAGGGTAGTAGATATCGCCTGTTTACTGCTACAGGATTGATTCTTTCCGTATTATTACATCCTGCGTGCAGTTTTGATAAACGAATCGAATTCTCCCAGCCCGAAAAGCTTGCGTTGGAGGCGGACGGTAAATCCTGCACTTCTCTCGGGCAGTACAATCGCTGGTACGCGTTCTATGGATTATGGAAATTCTCTTCGGCTGAACCGACCCTTCCTAAGCAAGAAGGAAAAATATATATTTTAGAGAATCGAGCCGACTGGCAGCATATCGCCCTTTCTCTTTTATTAGGGGTGATGACTTCCATCTCCGTTCATCCGGTCAGAATTTCGGAATGCGATACCGCGACTCGTTTCGTTCATAAGGCCGAATACGATGCTTTCTTTGAAACCGAGCGCGAAAAGGCTCGTTCCGATTTCTTTGCGGAAAGCGAAAGGATATTCGAAGATTCCTTGCGAAAGTATTTAGATCGAAGCAATCCGGCCGATTCCGCCGGAAAGAATTATAGTACGATTATCTATCGAAACGGGAGGATCCAAGAAGCTAGAGTCCTAGGACAGGATGTCGATTCGATAAAAATCGAATGGGACGAGGGCAATCAGAGTAAGGAGTCTTCCGTACTCAAAAAGGAAATTTACAAAGTCATTTTTGCCACCAAGGTGATTCGAGTTAAGGATAAGCCTTCCGAAAAACCGTAA
- a CDS encoding TonB-dependent receptor plug domain-containing protein: MLGLAFLSHAVFSQEQPKKEAAPLKVLGKVSDSNQPENFRKNPTGFQSSVNLDQYNARYTNLPDVLEREAGVRVRRYGGLGSYSTLSLRGTNPNQSRIFIDGVPFNNSQGGEVNLADLPFDNLQSVEVYRSGAPVGFSGSAIGGSVNLVTRKSTGPPKTRVNIGGGSYNTGKGTLTHTGTYGGIGTSLFFLGEKSDQNFPYLNPHGTIIVNPYDDTIDRRRNAQYERSSGMIGLDGDLGKTKIRFWNDLNYRYQGIPGPASNQTRQVHRKYLRNTSSVTTDTKGLFDGVLRLETRGFTTFADDDLYDPKSEFSSGAPNSAARIHQSGIQVTPTFYLLDYLQIIRLHFGLEKETFSRTRSNIDNIDLNYEPGKSRTYITSQIEDEIRFMDGKLVLTPGVSWDTYKDRFQSNQPWYQRQDPLASSDKTTSFSNPKTGLLYKLFQYESFNLDLKANVAKQNRIPSFLELFGEVGTILPNDSLKPEKSTNVDAGFSAKYANGNLKSQGSVSYFRKRISDMILFIPNSQFTLRPENVDSAKIDGAEISHKSEYNGWKLLIDYTYQQAINTSDAPYLKGKYLPLRPRHEISSTVGYRAKRWEGGAELVYVGAVFKDRTNEYVNYQPARQIWNLYLTIVLYSSPTEETIQDPKTEKATRELLLSFDLRNVGDKRVEDIVGYPLPGRNWFVTLSGRF, encoded by the coding sequence ATGCTTGGCCTGGCTTTTCTTTCCCACGCGGTTTTTTCCCAAGAACAACCTAAAAAGGAAGCCGCGCCGCTCAAGGTCTTAGGAAAGGTTTCGGATTCGAATCAACCCGAAAATTTTCGGAAAAATCCAACCGGGTTTCAATCTTCCGTCAATTTAGATCAATATAATGCGCGTTATACGAATCTTCCCGACGTATTAGAAAGGGAAGCCGGGGTGCGAGTCAGGCGGTACGGCGGATTGGGTTCCTATTCGACACTTTCTCTTCGAGGAACGAACCCGAATCAATCCAGAATTTTCATCGACGGGGTACCGTTTAATAATTCCCAGGGTGGGGAAGTGAATTTGGCCGATCTTCCCTTCGATAATTTGCAGAGCGTGGAAGTGTACAGATCCGGAGCTCCTGTAGGATTCTCCGGATCGGCGATCGGTGGAAGCGTGAACCTAGTCACTCGAAAATCGACCGGTCCACCTAAGACGAGAGTGAATATCGGAGGAGGAAGCTATAATACCGGAAAGGGAACCCTCACTCATACCGGAACGTACGGCGGGATCGGAACGAGTCTATTTTTCCTAGGGGAAAAATCCGATCAAAACTTTCCATACTTAAATCCTCATGGGACCATAATCGTGAATCCGTACGACGATACGATCGACCGCAGGAGAAACGCTCAGTACGAAAGATCTTCGGGAATGATCGGATTGGACGGAGATTTAGGAAAAACGAAAATTCGATTTTGGAATGATCTAAATTATAGGTATCAGGGAATTCCAGGGCCGGCATCCAACCAAACTCGACAAGTTCATCGAAAATATCTGCGGAATACTTCGTCCGTTACCACCGATACGAAAGGCTTGTTCGACGGAGTATTAAGATTAGAAACGCGAGGCTTTACTACGTTTGCCGATGACGATCTTTACGATCCTAAATCGGAATTTTCCTCGGGGGCTCCCAATTCCGCCGCCCGCATTCATCAATCCGGAATTCAAGTAACGCCTACCTTCTATTTATTGGATTATTTACAAATCATCCGATTGCATTTCGGATTAGAGAAGGAGACGTTTTCTAGGACTCGGAGTAATATCGATAATATAGATTTAAATTATGAACCGGGAAAATCCAGAACGTATATAACCTCGCAAATAGAGGACGAAATCCGATTTATGGACGGTAAACTCGTTTTAACACCCGGTGTTTCCTGGGATACCTACAAGGACCGCTTTCAGAGCAATCAGCCTTGGTACCAAAGACAGGATCCGTTGGCTTCTTCGGACAAGACCACATCGTTTTCCAATCCTAAAACGGGACTTTTGTATAAATTATTCCAATACGAATCGTTTAACCTGGATTTAAAAGCGAACGTGGCTAAACAAAATCGGATTCCTAGCTTTCTAGAGTTGTTCGGCGAAGTAGGAACTATTCTTCCGAATGACAGTTTAAAACCCGAAAAAAGTACGAACGTGGACGCGGGTTTTTCCGCAAAGTACGCCAACGGGAATTTAAAATCCCAAGGTTCCGTTTCCTATTTTAGAAAACGAATTTCGGATATGATTTTGTTTATCCCGAATTCTCAATTTACCTTAAGGCCGGAAAACGTGGATTCGGCAAAGATAGACGGGGCGGAAATTTCTCATAAATCGGAATACAATGGTTGGAAATTATTGATCGATTATACCTACCAACAGGCGATCAACACTTCGGACGCTCCTTATTTAAAGGGAAAATATCTACCGTTACGACCCAGGCATGAAATTTCCTCCACTGTCGGATATCGCGCTAAGAGATGGGAAGGAGGCGCGGAGTTGGTTTACGTCGGAGCCGTTTTTAAGGACAGAACCAACGAGTACGTCAATTATCAACCTGCGAGACAGATATGGAATCTGTATTTAACGATCGTACTCTATTCCTCTCCGACGGAGGAGACTATCCAGGATCCGAAAACGGAGAAGGCTACTCGGGAACTTCTTCTTAGTTTCGATTTACGGAACGTGGGTGACAAGAGAGTAGAGGACATAGTAGGATATCCCCTGCCCGGTCGAAATTGGTTCGTCACCTTGAGCGGAAGATTTTAA
- a CDS encoding type II toxin-antitoxin system RelE/ParE family toxin: MIHSFKSKETEKVWNQDFSKKLPNQIQSIAYRKLIMIARSKQIEDLKIPPSNRLERISGNRIGQYSIRVNDQWRICFKWKDGNAFDVEIVDYH, encoded by the coding sequence GTGATTCATTCCTTTAAGTCGAAGGAAACGGAAAAAGTCTGGAATCAGGATTTTTCCAAGAAGCTTCCGAATCAAATTCAATCGATTGCTTATCGAAAATTAATAATGATAGCTCGATCAAAGCAAATTGAAGATCTTAAAATTCCTCCTTCAAATCGTTTGGAAAGGATTTCAGGAAATAGAATAGGTCAATATAGCATCAGAGTGAATGATCAATGGCGTATTTGTTTTAAATGGAAAGATGGCAATGCCTTTGATGTAGAGATTGTTGATTATCATTAG